A genomic segment from Halomonas sp. TA22 encodes:
- a CDS encoding alpha/beta fold hydrolase — MALELHHLESGDEGVPLVVIHGLLGSADNWRSHIKQWQQRRRVVAVDLRNHGRSPHAAGMRYAEMAGDVLALLDRLEITTCHLLGHSMGGKVAMTLARQTPERVASLIVADIAPVTYRHGHDEIFGGLRHVEAIAPTNRRDADALLAEYVEEKPIRLFLATNLVKREDGVMQWRVGLDEIMAGYEEIRGLPEGDRPYEGASLVLRGGRSNYVRDDFLPQVREVMPAARIVTLDAGHWLHSEQPEAFQSAVNGFLETLEAEVSK; from the coding sequence ATGGCGCTCGAGCTTCACCACTTGGAGAGCGGAGACGAGGGCGTCCCGCTCGTCGTGATCCACGGCTTGCTGGGCAGTGCCGACAATTGGCGCTCGCATATCAAACAGTGGCAACAGCGGCGGCGGGTCGTGGCCGTCGATCTGCGCAACCATGGCCGCTCGCCGCATGCTGCGGGTATGCGCTATGCCGAGATGGCCGGAGATGTCCTGGCGCTGCTCGATAGACTCGAGATAACGACATGCCATCTGCTCGGCCACTCCATGGGCGGCAAGGTTGCCATGACATTGGCGCGTCAGACGCCTGAACGAGTCGCTTCATTGATCGTTGCCGATATTGCACCGGTTACCTACCGCCATGGCCATGACGAGATATTTGGCGGGCTGCGACATGTGGAGGCCATTGCACCCACCAACCGCCGCGATGCCGATGCCCTGTTGGCCGAGTATGTCGAGGAGAAACCCATTCGACTGTTCCTGGCGACCAATCTGGTAAAACGAGAGGATGGCGTCATGCAATGGCGCGTCGGCCTCGATGAGATCATGGCCGGTTACGAGGAGATACGCGGTCTGCCCGAGGGAGATCGTCCTTATGAGGGGGCCAGCCTGGTTCTGCGCGGCGGACGTTCGAACTATGTACGTGACGATTTCCTGCCCCAGGTGCGTGAGGTCATGCCGGCGGCCAGGATCGTGACGCTGGACGCCGGGCACTGGCTCCACTCGGAACAGCCCGAGGCATTCCAGTCGGCGGTCAATGGCTTTCTCGAGACGCTTGAAGCCGAGGTGTCGAAGTAG